The nucleotide window TGCCTCTGAATAAGGAAGCATTCCAAAAGTGTCTGTAAACATTTGGTAATACAACCCTTTCATTATTAAACCAATTGCATAATATTTCTCATTTTCCAACGCACCGCCTTCCTGTACAAAATTCATGTAGGAGGTTAGCCTACTATTATAACCGGCCATCCAATCGAATGCCGCATCTGTATAACCAGAATTATAAGAATATCCCAAGCCATCATTCCACCAACTTCCGTTAAAACCAAAGGTGAACTGTCCAGCAAAACGGTCTGCATGTATTAATTGTGCACGCCAATAAGGGTATCTATTTGGAGCATAAAGTTCAATCTGGGCACCAGTTAGAAAAAATTTCGCACTCACCTCTGAAGAGGGGAAAGCATCAGGTCTTTCATTAATTTCATCAAAATCGGAACATCCAGCAAAAAGCAACGAGATGAACAGAATTGAGACATAAACATTAAATTTTCTTTTCATAATTTTTTAGAATTTAAGATTGACATTGAAACCTAGACTACGTATTGGAGGGACGTTATTGATAGAAATTCCCTGTCCACCTATGGTAGTACTTAATACCGCTTCTGGATCGATATCGTCTGCCTCTCTATAGAAGAAGAATAGATTTCGGCCTATCAAACCTATACTTGCAGATGTTAAGCCAATTTGCTCAACGGCTGAAGAAGGTATATTGTAATTTAAAACAAATTCCCGTAACCTTATATTGGTTTGGTCATAAACATAATTTTCTGCAATTCCAGAGACACCACCCCAATATTCTTGAGCAGTTATATTTTCTGTGTTGGCAGAACCGGTACCTTCATTGATAGCATCTAAAACTACTCCGCCATCTCTATATTGAAGGGTTCTATCGGAGACACCAGAAGCATCCAATGATGCTGAGGTTGCTGAGTATATTTCTCCTCCGAAACGGCCGTCAATTAAAAATCGTAAGGAAAGGTTTTTATAAGTAAGAGTATTACTTAGACCTGCAATCCAGTCAGGTTGAGAGTTGCCTAAATATTCTGCAGTTGAGGAAGCTAAAGGACGACCTTCTGCATTTACCAATAAATTACCGGCATCATCCCTTTTCCAAGTTGTTCCATAGATATCTCCTATACTTCCACCTACTTCTGCGCGGATCGAAACATTTCCACTGTTTGTAGTATTCAAAACAAAATTGTCGATACCATCAATTAGTTCGATTAGTTTATTTTCATTCTTAGAAAAGTTTAGAGAAACATCCCAACTAAAGTTTGAAGTTTCAACTGGTACACCACCGATTAAGAATTCAATACCCTTATTTTCTACTTCACCAACATTTTCCCTAAAGAAACTATATCCGGTTGCGGCAGGTACAGGAACATCAAATATCATGTCTTTAGTTTTGATATTGTAAATCGAAAAATCGGTATAGAGTCGATTGTTGAATAATTTTGCTTCAAAACCAAATTCAAGTGAATTAACAGATTCGGGTTTCAAGTTCTCATTAAATTTAACACTTGGCGTGTTTAATGTTGTTAAGCCTAGGTATCCTTGGGAAGGAACATCAAAGGTTTGATAAATTTGATAAACACCAGTATCATTACCAACCTCAGCCCAGCTTGCTCTTAACTTCAATAAGTTTAAGGTTGATTTATTGGGGTCAATAAACCTATCTACAAGTAGGGAGTAACTCACTGCTGGATAGAAATATGAATTGTTGTCTTCTGGGAGAGTTGAAGACCAATCATTCCTTCCACTTAATTCTAGATACATGAAGTCATCATAAGCGAAATTAAGGTTTCCATACAAAGAGTTAACCTTCTTTATGGCCAAAGGTGAGTGGTAGCTTTGTTGGATATTTGTATTTGCTAAAAATGCTCTTGTCGGAATTTTAAATTGTGAACCTGTCACCCTCATGGTTTCATAAGTTCGTTTTGAAAGGTTACCACCAACATTGGCATTTAAGTTTAGTTTTTCGGTTAGGTCTTTGTTTAAAGAGACCAAAAAGTCTGCATTGAATTCCGTGTATTTATTCGATCCAAAATTAACGCTTCCCCATCTTACAAAGTGATG belongs to Aegicerativicinus sediminis and includes:
- a CDS encoding SusC/RagA family TonB-linked outer membrane protein, which encodes MVQNFIKVMFFASIFLLSTSLALAQQVDVSGTVTDAATGMPLPGVNVILKGTATGTSTDFDGNYSISIPSDGTLEFSSIGYALVDVAVNGRTTIDVQMVETAEGLDEVVVTALGLSREKKSLGYAVTELGSEQINMVKDNNVANSLVGKVAGVTVNQSGGIGSGSRIIIRGNNTITGDNQALIVVDGVPIDASGSESGGSVYSSSVTGGGITDINPEDIESISVLKGPNAAALYGSRAASGVVLITTKKGRRGAGLGVSLTSNVTMENVMFLPDYQNEYGQGTNGAPYPDLPGMGGSSWGSRLDGSQQLYYTGEQRSYSAQPDNVKDFFETGVKSINSLSLDKGTEDFSLRFSYTNNSTTSIMPGSKLDSHNFNLRSLVDLTDKLSFDGKVTYFTQELNNRVNLGTEGVLAYVFGMPRNVAVNDLKMFQDPNAALYDIGAGINEYDVIGYAGQGKSIGNPYWIQNHDKNDERRNRFLGFGKINYDFNEWLSAFVRVGSDVANVRSDVVTQPGHHFVRWGSVNFGSNKYTEFNADFLVSLNKDLTEKLNLNANVGGNLSKRTYETMRVTGSQFKIPTRAFLANTNIQQSYHSPLAIKKVNSLYGNLNFAYDDFMYLELSGRNDWSSTLPEDNNSYFYPAVSYSLLVDRFIDPNKSTLNLLKLRASWAEVGNDTGVYQIYQTFDVPSQGYLGLTTLNTPSVKFNENLKPESVNSLEFGFEAKLFNNRLYTDFSIYNIKTKDMIFDVPVPAATGYSFFRENVGEVENKGIEFLIGGVPVETSNFSWDVSLNFSKNENKLIELIDGIDNFVLNTTNSGNVSIRAEVGGSIGDIYGTTWKRDDAGNLLVNAEGRPLASSTAEYLGNSQPDWIAGLSNTLTYKNLSLRFLIDGRFGGEIYSATSASLDASGVSDRTLQYRDGGVVLDAINEGTGSANTENITAQEYWGGVSGIAENYVYDQTNIRLREFVLNYNIPSSAVEQIGLTSASIGLIGRNLFFFYREADDIDPEAVLSTTIGGQGISINNVPPIRSLGFNVNLKF